One region of Niallia sp. Man26 genomic DNA includes:
- a CDS encoding ferredoxin, with product MAKYTIVDKDTCIACGACGAAAPDIYDYDDEGLAFVMLDDNEGTVEVPEVLLDDMLDAFEGCPTDSIKVADEPFEGDALKFE from the coding sequence ATGGCAAAATATACGATTGTTGATAAAGATACATGTATTGCTTGCGGTGCATGTGGAGCTGCAGCTCCTGATATCTATGATTATGATGATGAAGGCTTGGCATTTGTAATGCTTGACGATAACGAAGGAACTGTAGAAGTTCCAGAAGTATTGCTTGACGATATGCTTGATGCATTTGAAGGCTGCCCAACAGATTCCATTAAAGTGGCAGATGAGCCGTTTGAAGGCGACGCATTAAAATTCGAATAA
- a CDS encoding ECF transporter S component — MNKKKMNVRKFVLIGMMSSMAFVLMFIKFPLPTFPPFLTLDFSDLPALVTALILGPVAGILVELIKNLLDYIVHNSEIGIPVGNLANFIAGVAFILPAYFIYNKLKSKLGMVLGLISSALVMSIALSFFNYFVLLPVYIKFIGWDPMTSAEMRAYVISLILPFNLIKGAIVSALFLLVFTKMKGWITKQAQYRKVA, encoded by the coding sequence ATGAATAAAAAGAAAATGAATGTAAGGAAATTTGTCTTGATTGGAATGATGAGCAGCATGGCTTTTGTGCTTATGTTTATCAAGTTCCCGCTTCCAACGTTTCCTCCATTTTTGACATTGGATTTCAGTGATTTGCCAGCATTGGTAACAGCGTTAATTCTTGGTCCAGTTGCAGGTATATTGGTAGAGTTGATAAAAAACCTTCTGGATTATATTGTCCATAACAGTGAGATTGGAATACCTGTAGGAAATTTAGCAAACTTCATTGCTGGAGTTGCATTTATCCTGCCTGCCTATTTCATCTACAATAAATTGAAATCAAAATTGGGAATGGTGCTCGGCCTTATCTCAAGTGCCCTTGTGATGAGTATAGCCCTTAGCTTCTTCAATTATTTTGTACTATTGCCAGTTTATATTAAGTTTATCGGATGGGACCCAATGACATCTGCCGAAATGCGTGCATATGTAATTTCCTTAATCCTGCCGTTTAACCTTATTAAAGGCGCTATCGTTTCAGCCTTGTTCCTGCTTGTTTTTACGAAAATGAAAGGCTGGATCACAAAGCAAGCTCAATATCGTAAGGTAGCATAA
- a CDS encoding M23 family metallopeptidase encodes MGDYIRRLLIAAIMLLFVSLLFLGGKHSEAKSPSLSERTKGWTWPSEGMISDTFNTRHGDHKGIDIAGDLGAAVFAVDSGNVTKSYYSQSYGNVIFIKHTNGLETVYAHLNERVVKEGQKVEMGDLIGKMGNTGHSSGVHLHFEIHEKEWTVTKENAINPILALGEAEVGQTVEAAAKPARQEAAEAKSKPVKKEVTTKENKKEKAKAEKQAEVKPETLEITVEEPVGYNPTLGQVPYKKAIYYIKENEISAILGEQPALLPPESMSLLQFKQLKEQEDKNSGITPNVNIYYE; translated from the coding sequence ATGGGAGACTATATCAGACGGCTGCTCATAGCTGCAATAATGCTTCTGTTTGTCAGCTTGTTATTTTTAGGAGGCAAGCATTCAGAAGCTAAATCACCTTCACTGTCTGAACGCACCAAAGGGTGGACTTGGCCGAGTGAAGGCATGATTTCAGATACATTTAATACAAGACATGGAGATCATAAAGGAATTGATATTGCAGGTGACCTTGGAGCTGCTGTATTTGCTGTAGACAGCGGCAATGTCACAAAGTCTTATTATTCCCAATCCTACGGGAATGTAATTTTTATTAAGCATACTAATGGCTTAGAAACCGTTTATGCCCATTTAAATGAACGAGTAGTGAAGGAAGGACAAAAGGTTGAAATGGGCGACCTTATTGGGAAGATGGGCAATACTGGCCATTCCTCTGGCGTCCACCTGCATTTTGAGATTCACGAAAAAGAATGGACGGTAACAAAGGAAAATGCGATAAACCCGATATTGGCATTAGGAGAGGCAGAAGTGGGACAGACAGTCGAAGCAGCAGCGAAACCAGCGAGACAGGAAGCTGCTGAAGCAAAAAGCAAACCTGTAAAAAAAGAAGTAACCACGAAAGAAAATAAAAAGGAAAAGGCAAAAGCCGAAAAACAGGCAGAGGTAAAACCAGAAACTTTGGAAATAACGGTAGAAGAGCCGGTAGGCTATAACCCAACTCTTGGGCAAGTTCCATATAAAAAAGCAATCTATTACATAAAAGAAAACGAAATAAGCGCAATATTAGGTGAACAACCTGCCTTGCTTCCCCCTGAAAGCATGAGTCTGCTTCAATTTAAGCAATTAAAGGAGCAGGAAGATAAAAATAGCGGCATCACACCTAATGTGAACATCTATTATGAATAA
- the sigX gene encoding RNA polymerase sigma factor SigX encodes MNGEEKLMDSVFDELYKKYHHDVFQFLFYMVSHKETAEDLVQEVYIRVLKSYDRFEGKSAEKTWLFSIARNVAIDHFRKNKNWKDRIMEKFDWSKQQIKADDSLPEEVAILSEEVQYLYQALKVCTVDQKMVIILRYIQERSIAETAETLGWTESKVKTTQHRALKALKKHMEEWTREEEYNGKKQLER; translated from the coding sequence ATAAACGGGGAGGAGAAACTGATGGACTCCGTTTTTGATGAACTATATAAAAAATATCATCATGACGTTTTTCAATTTCTATTTTATATGGTCAGCCATAAAGAGACGGCAGAAGATTTAGTGCAGGAAGTATATATTCGCGTATTGAAATCCTATGACCGTTTCGAAGGGAAAAGTGCAGAAAAAACGTGGCTGTTCAGTATTGCACGGAATGTAGCGATCGACCATTTTCGTAAAAATAAAAACTGGAAGGACAGAATCATGGAGAAGTTTGATTGGTCTAAACAGCAAATCAAAGCTGATGATTCTCTGCCAGAGGAAGTGGCTATACTATCTGAAGAAGTGCAATATTTATATCAAGCGTTAAAGGTATGTACAGTGGACCAAAAGATGGTCATTATTCTTCGCTATATTCAGGAACGGTCCATTGCAGAGACGGCAGAAACACTCGGCTGGACAGAAAGTAAGGTAAAGACAACACAGCACCGCGCTTTAAAAGCACTAAAAAAACATATGGAGGAATGGACGAGAGAGGAGGAATACAATGGAAAAAAACAATTGGAGCGATGA
- a CDS encoding ATP-binding protein — MMFWRSVVFKLWSTFLLLISVVLIILTVMLLEYFEQYHMELTKKELTSNAAKASSILEQHPDIGMDIVWELVDESAAAAIELDGKTSISPDSEFTQDSMETALSSKQLKQVNVNGKETMQTIKLASEGTNENVEVTASGVPILQGDKPIGAVYVFQNLSVLNDTKNSTTKFIVLAAVVAIILTTIFAFFLLTRITAPLRKMREAAMELARGNFETTVPIWSQDEIGELSVAFNQMAKRLNFNINALSQEKEQLGNILSGMADGVLTFNKNGSLLITNPPAERFLQYWHYEQGSSEPLQEQVPAEVKELFQLAIGTGEEQIAEMKLSHRAWVIIVSPLYNREQIRGAIAVIRDMTEERKLDKLRNDFIANVSHELRTPISMLQGYSEAIVDNIAQSEEEKQEMAKIIYDESLRMGRLVNELLDLARMEAGHLELFLDEVEMTSFFHRVARKFNAIAKEKNIEITMDIQEDMTPFVMDVDKMEQVVTNIIDNCIRHTKDNGTVKINAKSDNVGIYLEIEDNGAGIKEEDLPYIFERFYKADKARTRGSAGTGLGLAIAKNIVEAHNGHISVTSKYGHGTTFFIFLPRNVE, encoded by the coding sequence ATGATGTTTTGGAGAAGTGTTGTATTTAAGCTTTGGAGTACCTTTTTACTGCTGATTTCAGTCGTATTGATTATATTGACTGTTATGCTCCTTGAGTATTTTGAGCAGTATCATATGGAGTTGACAAAAAAAGAGCTGACAAGCAATGCTGCCAAGGCGTCAAGCATTCTTGAGCAACATCCGGATATCGGCATGGATATCGTGTGGGAGCTGGTGGATGAATCTGCCGCTGCGGCGATTGAATTAGATGGTAAGACTTCGATATCTCCGGACAGTGAATTTACGCAGGATTCAATGGAAACGGCCCTATCAAGCAAACAGCTTAAACAAGTGAACGTTAACGGCAAGGAGACTATGCAAACAATTAAACTTGCAAGCGAAGGAACAAATGAGAATGTTGAAGTGACAGCAAGCGGTGTTCCTATACTTCAGGGAGATAAACCGATTGGTGCAGTCTATGTTTTTCAAAATCTGTCTGTTCTTAATGATACAAAAAACTCAACAACGAAGTTTATTGTGTTAGCTGCTGTTGTCGCCATTATTTTAACAACAATATTTGCTTTCTTTTTGCTTACTAGAATTACAGCCCCTCTCCGCAAGATGAGAGAGGCTGCAATGGAGCTGGCAAGAGGGAATTTCGAGACTACTGTTCCAATATGGTCTCAAGATGAAATAGGGGAGCTGTCTGTAGCATTTAATCAAATGGCAAAACGGCTGAACTTTAACATAAATGCCTTAAGCCAAGAAAAAGAACAGCTCGGTAATATACTGAGCGGCATGGCAGACGGTGTGCTTACGTTTAATAAAAACGGAAGTTTGCTTATAACAAATCCTCCGGCAGAAAGATTTCTGCAATATTGGCATTATGAACAAGGCAGCAGTGAGCCGCTGCAAGAGCAAGTGCCTGCAGAAGTGAAAGAACTGTTTCAGCTTGCCATCGGCACGGGAGAAGAGCAAATTGCCGAGATGAAGCTTTCGCATAGAGCGTGGGTGATTATTGTAAGTCCCCTCTATAATAGGGAACAGATAAGAGGAGCTATTGCAGTTATTAGGGATATGACCGAAGAGCGGAAGCTGGACAAGCTGCGCAACGATTTTATTGCTAACGTATCTCACGAATTGCGCACACCGATCAGTATGCTGCAAGGCTATAGTGAAGCCATTGTAGATAATATTGCACAATCTGAGGAAGAAAAGCAGGAAATGGCCAAAATCATTTATGACGAATCTCTTCGCATGGGCCGCCTTGTCAATGAGCTCCTTGATTTAGCAAGGATGGAAGCGGGACATCTTGAGCTATTCCTAGATGAAGTGGAAATGACTTCCTTCTTTCATCGGGTTGCACGGAAGTTTAATGCAATCGCAAAAGAAAAAAATATTGAAATAACGATGGATATCCAAGAGGATATGACGCCATTTGTGATGGATGTTGATAAAATGGAGCAGGTGGTCACAAATATTATCGACAATTGCATCAGGCATACGAAAGACAATGGTACTGTGAAAATCAATGCAAAATCAGATAATGTCGGCATTTACTTGGAAATAGAAGATAACGGTGCCGGGATTAAAGAAGAGGATTTGCCATATATTTTTGAGCGCTTTTACAAGGCGGATAAGGCAAGGACGAGAGGCAGCGCGGGCACAGGACTGGGGCTTGCCATTGCCAAAAATATCGTGGAGGCTCATAATGGCCATATATCTGTCACAAGCAAGTATGGTCATGGAACGACATTTTTTATCTTTTTGCCCCGAAATGTTGAATAA
- a CDS encoding response regulator transcription factor produces the protein MEKEIKILVVDDEDRIRRLLKMYLEREDFLVEEASDGQTALNKALSSDYDIILLDLMMPGKDGMEVCKELREKKATPVIMLTAKGEEINRVQGFEAGTDDYIVKPFSPREVVLRVKALLRRSAPAGFVQSESSAKDLIVFPYLTIDNDAHRVLANGREVSLTPKEYELLLFLAKSPDKVYDRELLLREVWHYDFFGDLRTVDTHVKRLREKLNKVSEDAARMIVTVWGVGYKFEVSNG, from the coding sequence ATGGAGAAGGAAATAAAAATTCTTGTCGTGGATGATGAGGACAGAATCAGAAGGCTGCTGAAAATGTATTTAGAACGAGAGGACTTTCTTGTTGAGGAAGCATCAGACGGGCAAACCGCTTTAAATAAAGCTCTTTCCAGCGATTATGATATTATTTTGCTCGATTTGATGATGCCAGGCAAGGACGGAATGGAAGTTTGCAAGGAGCTGAGGGAGAAAAAGGCGACACCTGTTATTATGCTTACTGCCAAAGGAGAAGAAATTAACAGGGTGCAAGGATTTGAAGCAGGTACAGATGATTATATTGTTAAGCCCTTCAGTCCGCGGGAAGTAGTGTTGAGAGTCAAAGCTTTATTAAGAAGATCTGCTCCAGCTGGATTTGTACAAAGTGAAAGCAGTGCAAAGGACTTAATTGTGTTTCCTTACTTAACAATTGACAATGATGCGCACCGTGTTCTTGCAAATGGCAGAGAAGTCAGTCTCACGCCAAAGGAATATGAATTGCTGTTATTTCTTGCTAAATCACCAGACAAAGTATATGACAGGGAGCTGCTGCTGAGAGAAGTGTGGCATTATGACTTTTTTGGCGATTTACGCACAGTCGATACACATGTTAAACGTTTGAGAGAAAAACTGAATAAAGTATCAGAGGACGCTGCTCGGATGATTGTTACAGTTTGGGGAGTAGGCTACAAGTTCGAGGTCAGCAATGGATGA
- a CDS encoding pseudouridine synthase encodes MERLQKVIAHAGIASRRKAEELILDGRVTVNGKVVKELGVKVGPSDKVEVNGVPIEREEPVYFLLYKPRGVISSVNDDKGRKVVTDFFSEVISSRIYPVGRLDYDTSGLILLTNDGEFANLMMHPKGEIEKVYVAKIKGIPMREKIKLLEKGVMLEDGKTAPAKAKVLSVDKKKGTSIVELKIHEGKNRQVRRMFEAIGTPVLKLKRERYSFLNLNGLSPGDARELTAHEVKLLRTEANKKK; translated from the coding sequence ATGGAAAGACTGCAAAAGGTAATTGCCCATGCTGGGATTGCATCGAGAAGGAAAGCAGAAGAATTAATTCTGGATGGAAGAGTTACTGTTAACGGTAAAGTCGTAAAAGAATTAGGTGTAAAAGTTGGACCTTCTGACAAGGTTGAAGTGAACGGTGTTCCGATTGAAAGGGAGGAGCCTGTATACTTCTTGCTGTACAAGCCTCGCGGCGTGATTTCGAGTGTGAATGATGATAAAGGCAGAAAAGTCGTAACAGATTTCTTTTCTGAAGTAATATCATCAAGAATCTATCCGGTCGGACGTCTTGATTATGACACATCTGGACTTATTTTGCTCACAAATGATGGAGAATTCGCCAACTTGATGATGCACCCTAAAGGGGAAATAGAGAAGGTATATGTCGCAAAGATTAAAGGCATTCCGATGCGAGAGAAAATCAAGCTACTGGAAAAAGGCGTTATGCTTGAAGACGGTAAGACAGCACCAGCAAAAGCTAAGGTTCTGTCTGTGGATAAGAAAAAAGGAACGTCTATCGTTGAGTTGAAAATTCATGAAGGCAAAAACCGCCAAGTCCGCAGAATGTTCGAAGCGATTGGCACACCTGTGTTAAAGCTGAAAAGGGAACGATACTCCTTTTTGAATTTGAATGGCTTGAGCCCTGGTGATGCACGTGAATTAACAGCACATGAAGTAAAACTTCTTCGTACGGAAGCGAATAAGAAAAAATAA
- a CDS encoding spore maturation protein gives MEIISLLSVWMIPSLICFILVYGTYKRVPTYESFVEGGKEGISMAFSIIPFLVGMLVAISVFRASGALEYFMGFLKPALDFFGVPSEVAPLAFIRPISGNAALGMTSDLIATYGPDSYIGRLAATIQGSTDTTFYVLTVYFGAVGIKKMGDALKVGLLADLVGFVAAIVVVTLMFGK, from the coding sequence ATGGAAATTATTTCACTGTTGTCAGTTTGGATGATTCCTTCTTTAATTTGCTTTATTCTCGTTTATGGAACATACAAGCGTGTACCAACATATGAAAGTTTTGTAGAAGGAGGGAAAGAGGGCATTTCAATGGCCTTTTCCATTATCCCTTTTTTAGTGGGCATGCTTGTGGCAATCTCGGTATTCCGTGCATCAGGGGCATTGGAATATTTTATGGGATTTCTAAAGCCGGCATTAGACTTTTTTGGAGTGCCATCAGAGGTTGCTCCGCTTGCGTTTATTCGCCCTATTTCTGGCAATGCAGCACTTGGTATGACAAGTGACCTGATTGCCACCTATGGTCCGGACTCCTATATCGGCCGGCTTGCGGCTACTATTCAAGGCAGTACTGATACGACCTTTTATGTGCTAACTGTGTATTTTGGCGCTGTCGGCATCAAAAAGATGGGTGATGCACTTAAAGTAGGGCTGCTTGCAGACCTTGTCGGGTTTGTAGCAGCGATTGTTGTTGTGACATTAATGTTTGGTAAGTGA
- a CDS encoding nucleoside recognition domain-containing protein — translation MVNIIWVLLTVIGIVFAIFNGTIDEVNKAIFSGAKEAVTICIGLISVLVFWLGMMKIAEQAGLLKKLTNLFRPLVSKLFPEVPKDHPAMGYILSNMMANIFGLGNAATPLGIKAMEELKRLNGGKTSASNSMITFLALNTSSITLIPTTVIAIRINYDSASPTDIVGPTLIATIFSAISGILIDRYFYYRRMRKG, via the coding sequence ATGGTTAATATCATTTGGGTGCTCCTGACTGTGATTGGAATAGTTTTTGCCATCTTTAATGGGACAATCGATGAAGTCAACAAGGCAATCTTTTCAGGTGCAAAAGAAGCAGTTACGATATGTATCGGATTAATCAGTGTGCTAGTCTTTTGGCTTGGCATGATGAAGATTGCGGAACAAGCAGGCCTCTTAAAAAAACTTACAAATCTGTTCAGACCCTTAGTATCCAAGCTGTTTCCAGAGGTGCCGAAGGACCATCCGGCCATGGGATATATTCTTTCCAACATGATGGCCAATATCTTCGGTTTGGGAAATGCTGCGACTCCCCTTGGAATAAAAGCAATGGAGGAGCTGAAGCGGTTAAACGGAGGCAAGACGAGTGCAAGCAACAGCATGATAACCTTTTTGGCATTAAATACCTCCAGCATAACGCTTATTCCAACAACGGTTATCGCCATTCGCATCAACTACGATTCAGCTTCACCGACTGATATAGTTGGACCGACTTTAATTGCGACGATTTTCTCCGCAATTAGCGGGATTTTAATTGATCGATATTTTTACTATCGAAGAATGAGAAAAGGATGA
- a CDS encoding D-alanyl-D-alanine carboxypeptidase family protein encodes MKPYKILLLSCITAFLLLTIPQNANAQIYVSASSAILMEQESGRVIYEKDAHTQRRIASITKIMTAILAIESGKMNDMVKISENAVRSEGSSIYLKAGEKISLEDLVYGLMLRSGNDAATAIAEHVGGSLDGFVYLMNQKAQELGMKDTHFANPHGLDDHEDHYSSAYDMALLTKYAMDNEQYKKIAGTKNYRSENPDGEWDRVWKNKNKLLTGLYEYTTGGKTGYTKRAKRTLVSTAEKDGVELIAVTLNDPDDWDDHINMYETAFKNYQMALVLEKGKVKTKDSFYKNKLYIKEDLVYPITEAEKDELKIQFKLSKVQADWKKKEQSVPDIVGNAEIYLEGKLVETAPVYFEHAKVKEKKSFFDHFKSMFLAVMGVDKDG; translated from the coding sequence ATGAAACCATATAAGATATTACTCCTATCTTGCATCACGGCATTTCTGTTGCTGACTATCCCGCAAAATGCCAATGCGCAAATATATGTCAGTGCTAGCAGCGCCATTTTGATGGAGCAGGAATCAGGACGAGTCATTTATGAAAAGGATGCACATACCCAAAGAAGGATTGCCAGCATAACAAAAATTATGACAGCCATTCTTGCGATTGAGTCGGGAAAAATGAATGATATGGTGAAAATTAGCGAGAATGCAGTTAGATCTGAGGGATCTTCGATTTACTTGAAGGCCGGCGAAAAAATCTCTCTAGAAGATTTGGTGTACGGGCTGATGCTTCGATCTGGGAATGATGCAGCTACTGCTATTGCGGAGCATGTCGGCGGAAGTTTGGACGGATTTGTTTACTTAATGAATCAAAAAGCACAAGAGCTGGGCATGAAGGACACACATTTCGCTAATCCTCATGGGCTGGATGATCATGAGGATCATTATTCATCTGCCTATGACATGGCGTTACTAACAAAGTATGCGATGGATAATGAGCAATACAAAAAAATAGCAGGAACAAAAAATTACCGTTCAGAAAATCCTGATGGAGAATGGGACCGGGTTTGGAAGAACAAAAACAAGCTGCTGACTGGTCTTTATGAGTACACCACAGGCGGAAAAACAGGTTATACAAAAAGAGCGAAAAGAACCCTTGTCTCCACAGCGGAAAAAGATGGAGTCGAGCTGATTGCAGTCACTTTAAACGATCCTGATGATTGGGATGATCATATAAACATGTATGAGACTGCATTTAAGAATTATCAAATGGCATTAGTGCTGGAAAAAGGCAAAGTTAAGACAAAGGACTCCTTCTATAAAAACAAGCTGTATATTAAAGAGGATTTAGTGTATCCGATTACGGAAGCGGAGAAGGATGAGTTAAAAATCCAATTTAAGCTTTCAAAAGTCCAAGCAGATTGGAAAAAGAAGGAGCAGAGTGTTCCTGACATAGTCGGCAATGCAGAGATCTATTTAGAAGGCAAGCTGGTAGAAACTGCTCCCGTTTATTTTGAACATGCAAAAGTAAAAGAAAAGAAGAGCTTCTTTGACCATTTTAAAAGTATGTTTCTGGCAGTTATGGGAGTAGATAAGGATGGTTAA